The proteins below are encoded in one region of Paenacidovorax monticola:
- a CDS encoding dienelactone hydrolase family protein translates to MLHDDLQSEFHALLPGRDQGQGATRRTALQAALGLGYAAAAAPLMAQTAIKTPADGLTAGEVSYTVGGFKVPAYRAAPAGKTGLPVVLVIQEIFGVHEYIADVCRRFARAGYLAIAPELYARQGDPATYGEVAKLMAEVVSKVPDAQVLADLDGAVQWAGANGGDLARVGITGFCWGGRITWLYAAHGPVKAGVAWYGRLVGQSTEMTPKHPVDVAPIIKGPVLGLYGAADTGIPLDTVDKMKSALANGSAAAKASEFVVYPEAPHAFHADYRASFRKEPAEDGWKRALAWFKAHGVA, encoded by the coding sequence ATGCTGCACGACGATCTTCAGTCCGAATTTCACGCCCTGCTGCCGGGCCGCGACCAGGGGCAGGGTGCCACGCGCCGCACCGCGCTGCAGGCGGCGCTCGGGCTGGGGTATGCCGCCGCGGCCGCGCCGCTGATGGCTCAGACGGCCATCAAGACGCCCGCCGACGGCCTGACGGCCGGTGAGGTGAGCTACACGGTGGGCGGCTTCAAGGTGCCGGCCTATCGCGCTGCGCCCGCGGGCAAGACCGGACTGCCGGTGGTGCTGGTCATTCAGGAGATCTTCGGCGTGCACGAGTACATCGCCGACGTGTGCCGCCGCTTCGCGCGTGCGGGCTATCTGGCCATCGCGCCCGAGTTGTATGCGCGCCAGGGCGACCCGGCCACCTACGGCGAGGTCGCCAAGCTCATGGCCGAGGTCGTCTCCAAGGTGCCCGATGCCCAGGTGCTGGCGGATCTGGACGGGGCTGTGCAATGGGCGGGTGCCAACGGCGGCGACCTCGCGCGCGTGGGCATCACGGGCTTTTGCTGGGGCGGGCGCATCACCTGGCTGTATGCGGCGCACGGGCCGGTCAAGGCTGGCGTGGCCTGGTACGGCCGCCTCGTCGGCCAGTCCACCGAGATGACGCCCAAGCACCCCGTGGACGTGGCGCCGATCATTAAGGGCCCCGTGCTGGGCCTGTATGGCGCCGCCGACACCGGCATCCCCCTTGACACGGTTGATAAGATGAAATCGGCCTTGGCGAACGGCTCTGCCGCCGCCAAGGCCTCCGAGTTTGTGGTGTACCCCGAGGCGCCGCATGCCTTCCACGCCGACTACCGCGCCAGCTTCCGCAAGGAGCCCGCCGAGGACGGCTGGAAGCGCGCGCTGGCGTGGTTCAAAGCCCATGGCGTGGCCTGA